A genome region from Victivallis lenta includes the following:
- a CDS encoding type II secretion system protein, producing the protein MPRKSATCFTLIELLVVIAIIAILAGMLLPALNRARDAAKATNCLGNMKQIGMMMAMYQEGFRGTYPTPENAPDWEDGVRGWTNQLRVNQGAQKQFFHCPADAERDFSYSMNVHEPWIRHQSGMARDYSWRQVLLERARVGAAGIILVEESRSDFFTKTDSDQDNYTQNAAPYKQDPRHGGFTFCMADGHAEKFKEYDFDRVTYYTDRLSGWLGTSWSASESNTVKDNSRQ; encoded by the coding sequence ATGCCGAGAAAATCCGCGACATGCTTCACTTTGATCGAACTTCTGGTTGTGATTGCGATCATCGCAATCCTGGCCGGGATGCTGCTGCCGGCGCTGAACCGGGCCCGCGATGCGGCGAAAGCGACGAACTGCCTCGGCAACATGAAGCAGATCGGCATGATGATGGCGATGTATCAGGAAGGGTTCCGGGGCACCTATCCGACTCCCGAAAACGCGCCGGACTGGGAGGACGGCGTGCGCGGCTGGACCAACCAGCTGCGGGTCAACCAGGGGGCTCAGAAACAGTTCTTCCACTGTCCGGCCGACGCCGAGCGCGACTTCTCGTATTCGATGAACGTCCATGAGCCGTGGATCAGGCACCAGTCCGGCATGGCGCGGGATTATTCCTGGCGGCAGGTGCTGCTCGAACGCGCCAGGGTCGGCGCCGCCGGCATCATCCTCGTCGAAGAGAGCCGTTCCGACTTCTTCACGAAAACCGACAGCGATCAGGACAATTATACGCAGAATGCCGCCCCGTACAAGCAGGATCCGCGCCACGGCGGCTTCACCTTCTGCATGGCGGACGGACATGCGGAAAAATTCAAGGAATACGACTTCGACCGGGTCACCTACTACACCGACCGGCTCTCCGGCTGGCTCGGCACCTCCTGGTCGGCGAGCGAGAGCAATACCGTAAAGGACAACAGCAGACAGTGA
- a CDS encoding inositol monophosphatase family protein: MNRWKIDTVLALFREAGEIALRYYDDPPLEIKADHTPVTQADREIEALFAARFDRPAEALYLIGEETVDRRDEAYISAALAGECFVVDPIDGTAPYAAGVPLWGISLGYMRGGMLTEGAICLPARDEAFLTCRGSIFRARRVLSGAPEVEPFTPEPMRYTPAAPVCAAQNAARGWEISFPNQLFVWSTCVGVYDCLLRGKVYGMIQHCKLWDLAGGMPLLKLAGFEARGADGRELGLDVVSGGNFYLENGPHRWRQKDYVVIAPDRQGTEAIWNQVKAKNLS, from the coding sequence ATGAACCGCTGGAAAATCGATACCGTTCTGGCACTGTTCCGGGAGGCAGGAGAGATCGCACTGCGCTATTATGACGATCCGCCGCTCGAAATCAAGGCGGACCACACGCCGGTGACGCAGGCCGACCGCGAGATCGAAGCGCTGTTCGCCGCCCGGTTCGACCGTCCGGCGGAAGCGCTTTACCTGATCGGCGAGGAGACCGTCGACCGGCGTGACGAGGCATACATTTCCGCCGCCCTTGCCGGGGAGTGCTTTGTGGTCGATCCCATCGACGGAACTGCGCCGTATGCGGCGGGCGTTCCGCTCTGGGGCATCTCGCTCGGGTATATGCGCGGCGGCATGCTGACCGAGGGGGCGATCTGTCTTCCGGCCCGCGACGAGGCGTTCCTGACCTGCCGCGGTTCGATTTTCCGCGCCCGCCGCGTCCTCTCCGGGGCGCCCGAAGTCGAGCCGTTCACGCCGGAACCGATGCGCTATACGCCCGCCGCGCCGGTCTGCGCGGCGCAGAACGCGGCGCGCGGCTGGGAGATTTCGTTTCCGAACCAGCTTTTCGTCTGGTCCACCTGTGTGGGCGTCTACGACTGCCTGCTGCGCGGGAAGGTCTACGGCATGATCCAGCACTGCAAGCTGTGGGATCTGGCCGGCGGCATGCCGCTTCTGAAGCTGGCCGGTTTCGAGGCGCGCGGCGCGGACGGCCGCGAGCTCGGGCTCGATGTGGTCTCCGGCGGCAATTTTTATCTGGAGAACGGGCCGCACCGCTGGCGGCAGAAAGATTATGTGGTCATCGCTCCCGACCGTCAGGGGACGGAAGCGATCTGGAATCAAGTGAA